A window of the Chlorocebus sabaeus isolate Y175 chromosome 8, mChlSab1.0.hap1, whole genome shotgun sequence genome harbors these coding sequences:
- the LOC103215303 gene encoding theta defensin subunit A yields MRTFALLTAMLLLVALHAQAEARQARADEAAAQQQPGADDQGMAHSFTWPENAALPLSESAKGLRCVCTRGFCRLL; encoded by the exons ATGAGGACCTTCGCCCTCCTCACCGCCATGCTTCTCCTGGTGGCCCTGCACGCTCAGGCAGAGGCACGTCAGGCAAGAGCTGATGAAGCTGCCGCCCAGCAGCAGCCTGGAGCAGATGATCAGGGAATGGCTCATTCTTTTACATGGCCTGAAAACGCTGCTCTTCCGCTTTCAG AGTCAGCGAAAGGCTTGAGGTGCGTTTGCACACGAGGATTCTGCCGTTTGTTATAA